A window of the Pseudomonas gozinkensis genome harbors these coding sequences:
- a CDS encoding LysR family transcriptional regulator, translating into MDRIECMRAFVVTVGENGFAAAARAMDVPRSKVSKQIQALEEAIGVQLLQRTTRSLHLTEAGAEYFEAAREVIAALDEAEQRARDGVGELRGVLRVNAPMSFGLRRLGKLIPLFHEQHPNIELQLVLSDQQVDPVRGGFDVTIRIASLPDSTMIARQLAPAPRIMVASPSYLERAGTPQTPQDLRSHQCLNYGYLQSGVSLQLCNGKETQRVNVTGPLHANNGDLLAQAAEAGMGIALLPDFIVEEALAAGRLVPVLCEWQAPAITINAVYSSARRVPQKTRAFIAFLVEQLAPTGEPPTG; encoded by the coding sequence ATGGATCGCATCGAATGCATGCGCGCCTTCGTGGTAACGGTCGGCGAAAACGGCTTCGCAGCCGCCGCCCGGGCCATGGACGTGCCCCGCTCAAAAGTCAGCAAACAGATTCAGGCGCTGGAAGAAGCCATCGGTGTGCAGTTGCTGCAACGCACCACCCGCAGCCTGCACCTGACCGAGGCCGGCGCCGAGTATTTCGAAGCAGCGCGGGAAGTGATTGCGGCACTGGACGAGGCCGAACAACGGGCGCGGGACGGAGTGGGCGAATTGCGCGGGGTGTTGCGGGTGAACGCGCCGATGTCGTTTGGATTGCGGCGACTGGGCAAGCTGATTCCGCTGTTCCATGAGCAGCACCCGAACATCGAGCTGCAACTGGTGCTCAGCGACCAGCAGGTCGATCCGGTGCGTGGCGGGTTCGACGTGACCATCCGCATCGCCAGCCTGCCCGACTCGACCATGATCGCCCGGCAACTGGCGCCAGCGCCGCGCATCATGGTCGCCTCCCCCTCTTACCTCGAACGCGCGGGCACGCCGCAAACGCCGCAGGATCTGCGCTCACATCAATGCTTGAACTACGGCTATCTGCAAAGCGGCGTCAGCCTGCAACTGTGCAATGGCAAGGAGACGCAACGGGTCAACGTGACCGGGCCGTTGCACGCCAACAACGGCGACCTGCTGGCGCAAGCGGCCGAGGCCGGCATGGGCATTGCGCTGCTGCCGGACTTCATCGTCGAAGAAGCACTGGCGGCCGGGCGACTGGTGCCGGTGCTGTGCGAATGGCAGGCGCCGGCGATCACCATCAACGCGGTGTACTCCTCAGCGCGGCGGGTGCCGCAGAAGACCCGGGCATTTATCGCGTTTCTGGTGGAGCAATTGGCGCCGACTGGCGAACCCCCAACCGGCTGA
- a CDS encoding carboxylate/amino acid/amine transporter gives MGYLLFVTLIQAFSFSLIGEYLAGHVDSYFAVLVRVVLAGLVFIPLTRWRSVEPAFMRGMLLIGALQFGVTYVCLYLSFRVLTVPEVLLFTILTPLHVTLIEDALNRRFNPWALIAALVAVCGAAVIRYDRINPDFFMGFLLLQLANFTYAAGQVLYKHLVAKHPSDLPHYRRFGFFYLGALAVALPAFLLFGKSNFLPEAPLQWGVLVFLGLVSTALGLYWWNKGACLVNGGTLAVMNNLHVPVGLLLNLLIWNQHEELGRLFLGGSVILAGVWISRLGVRQSAPIAPPETR, from the coding sequence CATGTCGACAGCTACTTCGCGGTGCTGGTGCGGGTGGTGCTGGCCGGGCTGGTGTTCATCCCGCTGACGCGCTGGCGTTCGGTGGAGCCGGCGTTCATGCGCGGCATGCTGCTGATCGGCGCGTTGCAGTTCGGCGTGACTTACGTCTGCCTGTATCTGAGCTTCCGGGTGCTGACGGTGCCTGAAGTGCTGCTGTTCACGATCCTTACGCCATTGCATGTGACGCTGATCGAAGACGCACTCAACCGACGCTTCAACCCGTGGGCGCTGATCGCCGCACTGGTGGCCGTGTGCGGGGCGGCGGTGATTCGCTACGACCGGATCAACCCGGACTTCTTCATGGGCTTCCTGCTGCTGCAACTGGCCAACTTCACCTACGCCGCCGGTCAGGTGCTGTACAAACATCTGGTGGCGAAACACCCGAGCGATCTGCCGCACTACCGGCGCTTCGGCTTCTTCTACCTCGGCGCACTGGCGGTGGCACTGCCGGCGTTCCTGTTGTTCGGTAAATCCAATTTCTTGCCCGAAGCGCCGTTGCAATGGGGCGTGCTGGTATTCCTTGGCCTGGTCTCGACCGCACTCGGTCTGTACTGGTGGAACAAGGGTGCGTGCCTGGTCAACGGCGGCACCCTGGCGGTGATGAATAACCTGCACGTCCCGGTGGGGCTGCTGCTGAACCTGCTGATCTGGAATCAGCATGAAGAACTCGGGCGGTTGTTCCTCGGTGGCAGCGTGATTCTGGCGGGGGTGTGGATCAGCCGGTTGGGGGTTCGCCAGTCGGCGCCAATTGCTCCACCAGAAACGCGATAA